AGATGGTCGACGCGCTCGGCGGCGTCGACGTCTGCCTGCCGCGCGCCGTCGTCGACAAGGACGCCGCGCTGAACCTCCCCGCAGGCAAGAGCCGCGTGAAGGGCACCCAGGCGCTGGCGTTCGTGCGGGCGCGGAAGTTCGACCCGACCGGCGACTTCGGGCGGATCCAGCGGCAGCAGCAGTTCCTCGGCGCGATGCTGCGCCGCGCGACGTCGGCGGGCATCCTCGCGCGGCCCGACCGGCTGTACCGCTTCCTCGACACCGTCGCCCGCAACCTCAAGGTCGACGACAAGCTCGGCATCAACGACATGCGCAACCTCGCGTCCAAGCTGCGCGGCCTGGACCCGGCGCGGATCGTGTTCGTCACCGTGCCGTACCAGCCGAAGGGCGTGTACCACGGGCAGCAGCTCGCGGTGGAGCTCGACCGGCCCGCGGCGCAGGCGCTGTTCGACTCGATCAAGCGCGACGACGCGATCTCGGCCGGCGCCACGCCCGCGCCCACGAAGCCGCCCAGCGACCTGTTCGTGCGGCCCGAGCGGATCAGCCTGCGCGTCCTCAACGGCAACGGCATCGCCGGCGCCGCGGGCGCGGCCGCCGAGGACCTGCGCGAGGTCGGCTTCACCATCGCCGGCACCGGCGACGCCGACGCGAGCAGCTACGAGCAGACGATCGTCCGCCACGGCCCGTCCAAGGCCGACAGCGCGCGCACGACCGCCGCGGCGATCCCCGGCGCGTCGCTCCAGCTCGACCAGACGCTCGGCTCCGTCGTCGAGGTGGTCGTCGGCGAGAACTACACCGGTGCCCGCCCCGTCGTCGTCTCGTCGCCGACGGCGGCGCCCCCGTCCTCGGGCGCGCCGACCGCGTCGCCGTCGCCGCTCAAGACGACGACCGCGGCCGACGAGCCCGAAGGCTGCTGACCAACCCGCCTCCCTCTCGTTCTTTGAAGATCACCACGCGTGAGAGGGGCGCACGAACGTCAAGAATCGAGGAGGCGCGAACGCTGATGGATGTCGGGAAGCCGTTCCTCACGTACTACGACGACACGACCGGCGAACGCACCGAGCTGTCGTACGCGACGTTCGGCAACTGGGTCGCGAAGACCGCGAACATGCTGCGCGACGGCCTCGGCGTCGGGCCCGGCGACGTCGTCGGGCTCGACCT
This Frankiaceae bacterium DNA region includes the following protein-coding sequences:
- a CDS encoding LCP family protein, with protein sequence MTEPPAVPPAGPPGDVLPAKPPKRRRSRGKRIARFFSWVAVLTSASMLVLISLGFGAGLLLNSHVDRQCIFCDDKEAEARRPKKGPGDGGKALNFLLVGSDSREGATPEELKLYGTEANPGGILTDTIILVHLSPKRDKAVLVSFPRDTWVEIPGHGSSKINTAYGRGERAKKGTGPATLIQTIEQLTGIYVDHYLEVRFGGFLEMVDALGGVDVCLPRAVVDKDAALNLPAGKSRVKGTQALAFVRARKFDPTGDFGRIQRQQQFLGAMLRRATSAGILARPDRLYRFLDTVARNLKVDDKLGINDMRNLASKLRGLDPARIVFVTVPYQPKGVYHGQQLAVELDRPAAQALFDSIKRDDAISAGATPAPTKPPSDLFVRPERISLRVLNGNGIAGAAGAAAEDLREVGFTIAGTGDADASSYEQTIVRHGPSKADSARTTAAAIPGASLQLDQTLGSVVEVVVGENYTGARPVVVSSPTAAPPSSGAPTASPSPLKTTTAADEPEGC